A stretch of DNA from Glycine max cultivar Williams 82 chromosome 18, Glycine_max_v4.0, whole genome shotgun sequence:
TTTTGGTCCTTTGTCCTACGAGACTCTTTTACATATTTGGTTTGACCGTAGTTGTTTTAATTGCTTGTCAGAGGAGCTTAAGGTGGGTCTGAAATGGTGTTGGTGGCTTGAGAGATTAAGAAGCAGCACAATCAAAAATCATTCTATGGACTGAAATTTATTGGCAGGGAATCCAATGACTTGTTGTCTGGAACAAGGTGCAAAGCAATTTCAATAGGTTATTTTtagctgtaattttttttatttcatgaagagttttggattatttgtgaagaatcTGTGCTTTAATACCTTATCTCTAATGTGATTAGCCACTTCTTTACTTCGTAGCATATTTGGTGTTTTTTCATGCATCAAGTTTGGCATCATTTTTTCATCCCATATTTGCTTTTTTCTATCTCTATGCCATATTTTTAAAGATGAGTGACAATGGTGAAGAAGCTAGAGAAAATCGTCCAGTTCCCCATTTGAATGAAAGGATTCTTTCATCATTGTCAAAGAGATCAGTAGCTACCCATCCTTGGCATGATCTAGAAATTGGTAACTTTGTTGATATTATTGCTTGTTCATATAATATAGTTAAGATTTAAATCATATTTCAAAACTACTTAATTTTCATATGCAGGACCTGAGGCTCCTTAGATTTTCAATTGTGTAAGTTCTCATCTTCTGCTTTGGAAGAATACTTGTTGCCTCATTGTGCCATCGATTACTATTTATACGTTAAAGATgaatctatatattattttcagcATTTATTTTACGGAGTGTCTGTTCTACAAGAAGCCATTCCACTAGTGCAACACTGTACTAGGTGCTATTGAATCTTTTTGTAACTTCAGTCTGCAATAACTTAACTTCTCGATTGTGATACAACAATTGCATGATGACACCACACCTGTATAATTCCAGTCTTGATTTGTAATTAGTTTTCTGGTAAAGGGGTGTTTCTGCTTGTTCAATGGCTACAGGTTGTGGAGATCACTAAAGGAAGCAAGGTTAAGTATGAACTTCACAAAAAGACTAGATTGATTAAGGTACAAACGAATTGTCTGGTTACTAGAATGGAAGCCCTTACTGCTGTAGCTTGAAACAGATTTTCTAAATGATTTTTTCCCCATAACCCATCTATCTTTATGCTTACGATTTCCGAATAATTCATAGGTTGATCGGGTTTTGTATTCATCAGTTGTTTATCCACATAACTATGGTTTTATCCCTCGCACATTGTGTGAAGACAATGATCCAATTGATGTTTTGGTTCTCATGCAG
This window harbors:
- the LOC100781312 gene encoding LOW QUALITY PROTEIN: soluble inorganic pyrophosphatase 3 (The sequence of the model RefSeq protein was modified relative to this genomic sequence to represent the inferred CDS: substituted 1 base at 1 genomic stop codon), which translates into the protein MSDNGEEARENRPVPHLNERILSSLSKRSVATHPWHDLEIGPEAPXIFNCVVEITKGSKVKYELHKKTRLIKVDRVLYSSVVYPHNYGFIPRTLCEDNDPIDVLVLMQEPILPGCFLRSWAIGLMPMIDGCVLMTQNISTLLTIENLHLIASSRFDASLKTTKRMSTRR